A genomic window from Slackia heliotrinireducens DSM 20476 includes:
- a CDS encoding ferric reductase-like transmembrane domain-containing protein, which yields MNTIIILAVTIAACFALRNPIKKAPMAFYVLSVLVVVAFLMLDQLGASRAVRLAFFWTMQKCLVPLALFIVVMYIGVFSRSSKVSLWLRPIRAELSIIAWILSLGHVVRYLQSYLNPLFSGVSLKVNIILGIIVAIVLFILLILLGVTSFRFVKKRMSTDAWKNLQKLAYPFFALTYVHLLFLLMPSAMHGGKAATFSVALYSVIFIAYFILRPLRAIQDRKAASEPAAVEG from the coding sequence ATGAACACCATCATCATTCTCGCCGTTACCATTGCGGCATGCTTTGCTCTTCGTAATCCCATCAAGAAGGCCCCCATGGCCTTCTATGTGCTGTCGGTTTTGGTTGTTGTGGCGTTTCTCATGCTCGACCAGCTGGGCGCATCCCGCGCTGTAAGGCTGGCGTTCTTCTGGACCATGCAGAAGTGTCTGGTGCCGCTGGCTTTGTTCATCGTGGTCATGTACATCGGCGTATTCTCACGCTCGTCCAAGGTGTCCCTGTGGCTGAGGCCCATTCGCGCCGAGCTGTCCATTATCGCGTGGATCCTGTCGCTGGGTCATGTGGTGCGCTACCTTCAATCGTATCTGAACCCCCTGTTCAGCGGTGTGTCCTTAAAGGTGAACATCATTCTGGGCATCATCGTGGCCATCGTCCTGTTCATTCTGCTTATCCTGCTCGGCGTGACGTCCTTCAGGTTCGTCAAGAAGCGCATGTCCACCGACGCTTGGAAGAACCTGCAGAAGCTGGCCTATCCGTTCTTCGCGCTTACCTATGTGCATCTGCTGTTCCTGCTTATGCCCAGCGCAATGCACGGCGGCAAAGCCGCTACGTTCTCGGTAGCCTTGTACTCGGTGATCTTCATCGCGTACTTCATCCTGCGTCCGCTTCGCGCGATTCAGGACCGCAAAGCCGCATCGGAGCCGGCAGCTGTTGAGGGATAA
- a CDS encoding TetR/AcrR family transcriptional regulator yields MEYCSLQKIKHYALRGESMGQETDEIEEQKRVRKHAPYGSKSHVRSDAKASRRESIVRAARELYNEKGLEHTSIKDIANRVGVTRSLFYHYFPNKQSVTAAVFDMYTDELTEDARIRYESLEVIDLERLGASAVTNIRNRIENPSSLRRALYSNEAAGLYIDLLDRTADKMATLFVNELLPRCVYRGASFEVPEDIHERIYMLYAGTVGLIHAQRGLSNQALVSIGVGAVLSTNPSLHGCG; encoded by the coding sequence GTGGAATACTGCAGCCTGCAAAAAATCAAGCACTACGCATTGCGAGGTGAAAGTATGGGACAGGAAACTGACGAAATCGAAGAGCAAAAGAGGGTGCGCAAGCACGCGCCGTATGGGTCGAAAAGCCATGTGCGGTCGGATGCGAAGGCGTCCCGGCGCGAATCTATCGTAAGGGCAGCCCGCGAGTTGTATAACGAAAAAGGGCTCGAGCATACGAGCATCAAGGATATTGCGAATCGAGTCGGAGTTACCCGATCGCTTTTCTATCATTATTTTCCGAACAAGCAGAGCGTTACGGCTGCGGTTTTCGACATGTACACCGACGAGCTGACAGAAGACGCCCGAATCAGATACGAGTCCCTGGAGGTTATCGATCTTGAGCGTCTGGGGGCATCGGCGGTCACCAACATCCGCAACCGCATCGAGAACCCCAGTTCGCTTCGAAGGGCCCTTTACAGCAACGAGGCGGCAGGGCTGTATATCGATCTGCTTGACCGCACGGCCGATAAGATGGCAACGCTCTTCGTAAACGAATTGCTCCCGCGGTGCGTCTATCGCGGTGCGTCCTTCGAAGTGCCCGAAGACATTCATGAGCGAATTTACATGCTGTACGCCGGAACCGTTGGACTGATTCACGCGCAACGCGGTCTGTCAAACCAAGCGCTTGTTTCCATCGGAGTGGGGGCGGTGCTGAGCACTAACCCATCCCTCCACGGATGCGGATAA
- a CDS encoding SpaA isopeptide-forming pilin-related protein: protein MTKRGISVFLACLLVLSLIPGGALSPWGGVLAVADEPAEGAFEQPLDDAEGDEPTNEGEEPAVEEDPEAPEGDDGDQPAEADGEETEQADNPEEQADNPEGEKATEDKEANKPDDAEAQANDAMLKAPPLRAPNAPGTIKTLDTASLGIVMNLFDYEAEDSLNNSFNNDNGYNQATQSGINYRKSRDNQLKFYGTGDGRALNYNAHTGNFGNPGNGINQFTGVGRSDGGQFYTVQVANQGILNSTLTATDGTGYPTLNTYASDKSLEYLFNPNTSATGKTTYKNVNHLFKLENEGTAQERMVYDSNKNYAYYCDEGETKDNGDFIVYDGTYDRANGSKSGMKYGFFPFNDWGTASDCINPNETNNVQVTWDPNNHPDHHLGLTMTTPLTMPLDGQITKNGQTADMIFEFSGDDDMWVFIDGKLVLDIGGIHQPVSGTINFHTGEVSLGSGTSTQVDANNNSYTQTKYSYAANNIVNTNVLGDTAWLWTENDHEGILGSRNSAENRAGTDHVLQVFYLERGGCDSNLKISTNIHLMTKKQVSVKKEWETTPTTYPTTKVQLIRKAVGRENKDDVSYAAVGAPVELNSGNSWANAWSDLPSEGYNATTIYDEDNPSNNVYCDYTYMVMEVPVDGYAPSYTDSTNANLEVTEITYQTDGGKATGKVVSTDMSKMPITITNVETYIDVEKQWLDENGGVERATVHDNDSVYVQLYKQTYDSTNEKWGDETAVGDPVQLKKDAWTHKFPISETGENVRYLVKEGVLDGETFVPKTTLSTTNGSYAWQSTNYYTTTPTFNGSTVAWGDETAAGTTGYVCVPENGRASAVITNAPSYITVEKKWVDADGNDETEKHANDSVWVQLYKETKEANAEWLETLNGTPVGDPVQLKGSAWSSKIVIPATGENTRYYVEEGTMDGSGFHKSTTLTTSENKKYTWKSTTYYVSDSKDAQNTDYFVIPDGETGHAVVVNEPELTKVTLLKKDADNNDPMQGVTFKLLKDKEGGATPAFDAALDTEVVKDNLTTGSGGKVDLPSLKPGTYWLVETAAPEGYIVRDVNHPIGFVVADDGKVKLIDSTYDTEKTKPSISGSDTTWTLTAKNVRVYSLPEAGGPGIYLYLLIGAFIAGLAAINMRFGWIDARRRRSCTNGEDSFPGA, encoded by the coding sequence ATGACTAAACGGGGAATTTCAGTATTTCTGGCCTGTCTTTTGGTACTAAGCCTGATTCCTGGCGGAGCGCTGTCGCCTTGGGGCGGTGTTCTCGCCGTTGCGGACGAACCCGCCGAAGGGGCGTTCGAGCAACCCTTGGATGACGCGGAAGGTGACGAGCCGACCAACGAAGGGGAAGAACCTGCTGTTGAAGAAGACCCTGAGGCGCCTGAGGGTGACGATGGCGATCAGCCGGCCGAAGCCGATGGTGAAGAAACGGAGCAGGCTGACAACCCTGAAGAGCAGGCTGACAACCCTGAGGGCGAGAAAGCCACGGAAGACAAAGAGGCCAACAAGCCCGATGACGCCGAAGCTCAGGCAAACGACGCCATGCTGAAGGCTCCGCCGCTGCGCGCGCCCAATGCGCCTGGTACCATCAAAACGCTGGATACGGCCAGCCTTGGCATCGTGATGAACCTGTTCGACTACGAGGCCGAAGACTCGTTGAACAACAGCTTCAATAACGATAATGGCTATAACCAAGCCACTCAAAGCGGTATCAATTACAGGAAGAGCAGAGACAACCAGTTAAAGTTCTATGGAACCGGTGATGGTCGGGCATTGAACTATAACGCGCATACAGGTAATTTTGGAAACCCAGGAAACGGAATCAACCAGTTCACTGGCGTTGGCCGAAGCGATGGAGGGCAGTTCTATACCGTCCAGGTGGCCAACCAGGGCATCTTGAATTCCACGCTGACGGCTACTGACGGCACGGGTTACCCCACGCTCAACACCTATGCGAGCGATAAGTCTTTGGAGTATCTGTTCAATCCCAATACGAGTGCAACCGGGAAGACGACCTACAAGAACGTCAACCATCTTTTCAAGCTCGAAAATGAAGGAACTGCTCAAGAGCGTATGGTCTACGACAGCAACAAAAACTACGCCTATTATTGCGATGAGGGCGAGACGAAAGACAACGGGGATTTCATAGTCTACGACGGCACGTATGACCGAGCAAATGGCTCTAAATCGGGAATGAAGTACGGATTCTTCCCTTTCAATGACTGGGGTACCGCGTCGGATTGTATCAACCCAAACGAAACTAACAATGTGCAGGTTACTTGGGACCCCAATAACCATCCTGACCACCACCTCGGTTTGACCATGACAACTCCGTTGACCATGCCCCTCGATGGCCAAATTACCAAAAACGGACAAACCGCCGATATGATCTTCGAATTCAGCGGCGACGATGACATGTGGGTGTTTATCGATGGCAAGTTGGTGCTTGACATCGGCGGTATCCATCAGCCTGTCTCGGGAACGATCAACTTCCATACGGGCGAGGTCTCGCTTGGAAGCGGCACATCTACGCAGGTGGATGCCAATAACAATTCGTATACCCAAACCAAGTACTCCTATGCTGCAAACAACATCGTCAATACAAACGTTCTTGGTGACACAGCATGGTTGTGGACCGAAAACGACCATGAAGGCATTCTCGGTTCCAGAAACAGCGCCGAGAATCGCGCCGGCACCGACCATGTGCTGCAGGTGTTCTATCTGGAACGCGGCGGCTGCGACTCGAATCTGAAGATTAGTACCAACATCCATCTGATGACCAAGAAACAGGTCTCGGTTAAGAAAGAGTGGGAAACCACGCCTACCACGTATCCGACCACAAAGGTTCAACTCATTCGCAAAGCTGTGGGTCGCGAAAACAAGGACGATGTTTCGTATGCCGCTGTTGGTGCTCCCGTGGAGCTGAATAGCGGGAATAGCTGGGCAAATGCCTGGTCTGACCTTCCGAGCGAAGGCTACAACGCAACTACCATTTACGACGAGGATAATCCGAGCAATAACGTCTATTGCGACTACACGTATATGGTTATGGAAGTGCCCGTTGATGGTTACGCCCCCAGTTATACGGACTCCACAAACGCAAATCTTGAAGTCACGGAGATTACTTATCAGACCGATGGCGGAAAGGCGACTGGCAAGGTCGTCTCGACCGACATGAGCAAAATGCCTATCACCATCACCAATGTCGAGACTTATATCGACGTCGAAAAGCAATGGCTGGACGAAAACGGCGGTGTTGAAAGAGCAACGGTTCATGACAACGATTCGGTTTATGTGCAGCTGTATAAGCAGACCTACGACAGCACCAACGAAAAATGGGGCGACGAAACGGCCGTAGGTGATCCCGTCCAGTTGAAAAAGGATGCCTGGACGCACAAGTTCCCGATTTCTGAAACCGGAGAGAACGTGCGCTACCTAGTTAAGGAAGGCGTGCTGGATGGCGAGACATTTGTTCCGAAAACGACGCTGAGCACGACCAATGGTTCCTATGCGTGGCAGTCTACCAACTACTACACCACGACGCCGACCTTCAATGGTTCTACGGTTGCGTGGGGAGACGAAACCGCCGCTGGCACAACGGGTTATGTGTGCGTGCCCGAAAACGGCCGCGCCAGTGCGGTCATTACGAATGCACCCTCGTACATCACGGTTGAAAAAAAGTGGGTGGATGCCGACGGCAACGACGAGACCGAAAAACACGCCAACGATTCCGTATGGGTGCAGCTCTACAAGGAGACCAAAGAAGCGAATGCCGAATGGCTCGAAACCCTGAATGGCACTCCCGTTGGCGATCCCGTTCAGCTGAAGGGCAGCGCTTGGTCGTCGAAGATCGTGATTCCTGCAACGGGAGAGAACACCCGTTACTACGTTGAAGAAGGCACGATGGACGGCAGCGGGTTCCATAAGTCGACTACGCTGACGACTTCCGAAAATAAGAAGTACACCTGGAAATCCACCACGTACTATGTGAGCGATAGCAAAGATGCCCAAAACACTGACTACTTCGTTATTCCCGACGGTGAAACCGGTCATGCGGTTGTGGTGAACGAACCGGAGCTCACGAAAGTCACGCTGCTGAAGAAGGATGCCGACAACAACGATCCGATGCAGGGCGTTACGTTCAAGCTGCTGAAGGATAAGGAAGGCGGAGCAACCCCGGCTTTCGATGCGGCTCTGGATACGGAAGTTGTTAAGGACAACTTGACCACGGGGTCCGGCGGCAAGGTTGATTTGCCCAGCTTGAAGCCAGGCACTTACTGGTTGGTTGAGACCGCAGCCCCCGAGGGATACATCGTTCGCGATGTAAACCACCCCATAGGATTCGTCGTTGCCGACGATGGCAAGGTCAAGTTGATCGATAGTACCTACGACACCGAGAAGACGAAACCCAGCATCAGCGGTTCGGACACTACGTGGACGCTGACCGCCAAGAACGTTCGCGTGTACTCGCTGCCGGAAGCCGGCGGTCCGGGCATTTACCTGTATCTGCTTATTGGCGCATTCATTGCGGGACTAGCTGCCATCAATATGCGCTTCGGTTGGATTGACGCGCGCCGCAGGCGTTCGTGCACGAACGGCGAGGATAGCTTCCCCGGCGCATAG
- a CDS encoding isopeptide-forming domain-containing fimbrial protein, with protein sequence MTKWKSKLAGVLAAGALAVALVPAAAFGAGALTADTTISVTGIEDNPAAKVTAYKVIEVDQSNTKTDGTAGWRLVTGFDNLEGITLEGLIGTGQTISATEAATLANAASGEGITLSKDGETTTYKATGVEPGVYVVKVTGTGATVYNPMIVSADYSQDDPNTNTVADDAKYTGSTAVAKSSTPPVTKKTVDAKDQTFQIGDTIGFEVTTTVPYYPAPYYTADKTHFEVKDTIDADLSFDADSVKVLDGTTELTKTEDYTVSVKGQTMTIAFTADYLQRASRETTGPADVKITYDAKVVNDAAKFAENVNERTNDVHVEYSNSPTSDGESDHVKTHHYTFGLDADLAGSASGSSKELRKVSVDAAGNAMYEVVNQSDWSKNTPLEGAVFTLTGKSTDGIEYEKEFTTDSDGHISFTGLDAGVEYTLKETSAPAGYQLDKTEHKVKITATYVEGSDVLKSYVVTVDGTAIANVTVTNDANEEITSTTYTDNDQTFQFKNVKAGVLPSTGGNGIYFYVIFGAAVAVVSFVGMRVYKKRAAATK encoded by the coding sequence ATGACTAAATGGAAGAGCAAGCTCGCCGGCGTGCTCGCAGCTGGAGCTCTGGCAGTCGCTTTGGTGCCTGCCGCGGCTTTCGGTGCAGGGGCATTGACAGCCGACACGACGATTAGCGTGACAGGAATTGAAGACAATCCAGCGGCGAAAGTTACGGCATACAAGGTTATCGAGGTCGATCAAAGCAATACCAAAACCGATGGCACTGCAGGTTGGCGCTTGGTAACTGGCTTTGATAATCTTGAGGGCATTACCTTGGAAGGGCTTATTGGCACTGGCCAAACGATCAGTGCAACTGAGGCAGCCACCCTTGCAAATGCTGCAAGTGGTGAGGGAATCACGCTTTCTAAGGATGGCGAAACCACTACTTATAAGGCAACGGGTGTCGAGCCTGGCGTATACGTAGTTAAGGTTACGGGTACGGGCGCCACGGTGTATAACCCGATGATTGTGTCGGCGGATTACAGCCAAGACGACCCCAACACCAATACCGTTGCTGATGATGCAAAATACACCGGTAGCACGGCTGTTGCCAAGAGCAGCACACCGCCTGTGACGAAGAAGACGGTCGACGCCAAAGACCAGACCTTCCAAATTGGCGACACCATCGGATTTGAGGTCACGACGACGGTGCCGTATTATCCGGCCCCCTACTACACCGCGGATAAGACGCACTTTGAAGTAAAGGACACGATCGACGCTGATCTGTCCTTCGACGCCGATAGCGTCAAAGTGCTTGATGGTACCACTGAGCTTACGAAGACCGAGGACTATACTGTCTCCGTTAAGGGCCAGACCATGACCATTGCGTTCACTGCTGATTATCTTCAGAGGGCGTCTCGTGAGACGACTGGTCCGGCGGATGTGAAGATTACCTACGACGCAAAGGTAGTTAACGACGCAGCTAAATTTGCCGAAAACGTAAACGAGCGCACCAATGATGTGCATGTGGAGTACAGCAACTCTCCGACCTCCGATGGCGAATCTGATCATGTGAAGACGCATCATTACACCTTCGGTCTCGACGCTGATCTGGCTGGCAGTGCTTCGGGTTCGTCCAAGGAACTGCGCAAGGTTTCCGTTGATGCAGCTGGCAACGCAATGTACGAAGTCGTGAATCAGAGCGACTGGAGCAAGAACACCCCTCTGGAGGGCGCGGTCTTTACACTGACTGGAAAATCCACCGACGGCATAGAATATGAAAAGGAATTCACGACGGATTCGGATGGCCACATCAGCTTTACCGGTCTTGATGCAGGTGTGGAATATACTCTGAAAGAGACTTCTGCTCCTGCTGGCTACCAGCTCGATAAGACTGAACACAAGGTCAAGATCACCGCAACGTATGTAGAAGGCTCTGACGTCCTGAAGTCCTATGTCGTAACGGTTGACGGTACTGCGATTGCCAACGTCACTGTGACGAACGACGCTAACGAAGAGATCACTTCAACTACGTATACAGATAACGATCAAACCTTCCAGTTCAAGAACGTGAAGGCTGGCGTGCTGCCCTCTACCGGTGGCAACGGCATCTACTTCTACGTGATCTTCGGCGCTGCTGTGGCTGTCGTGTCCTTCGTGGGCATGCGCGTGTACAAGAAGCGTGCTGCCGCAACGAAGTAA
- a CDS encoding class C sortase codes for MTLNLKHIDWKMAALVVFFLIGIGIMLYPFVCNAYYQYQADKWMDEYSAVIEDGDNEEYAQAIAEAQEYNQVLVGQTVPDVFAIREGTTDKTYESMLNVLGNQIMGSIEIPVIDVNLPIYHYSTVESLEMGCGHIFGSSLPVGGDSSHAVITAHRGLPTAKMFTDLDQLEKGDKFYLHILDQTLAYEVIETETVAPDETRSLAIQEGEDLVTLVTCTPYGVNTDRLLVHAQRVPYEPGDENAPVKHHMSSVIANLLKGACILAGVLAATILAWVLRKRREHARRLAEYSVGSRDGAAVGAASETDAHENENVFYEVDMPRTNDGPLGTTNWRNLDE; via the coding sequence ATGACCCTGAACCTGAAACATATTGATTGGAAAATGGCTGCGTTGGTGGTCTTCTTCCTTATTGGCATCGGGATCATGCTCTATCCATTCGTGTGCAACGCCTACTACCAGTATCAGGCCGACAAGTGGATGGACGAATACTCCGCAGTCATCGAAGATGGTGACAACGAGGAATACGCCCAGGCCATTGCCGAAGCCCAGGAATACAACCAGGTATTGGTTGGTCAGACGGTTCCGGACGTCTTCGCTATTCGCGAAGGCACCACCGATAAAACGTACGAAAGCATGCTCAACGTGCTTGGCAACCAGATCATGGGCTCGATTGAGATTCCTGTTATCGATGTGAACCTGCCCATCTACCACTACTCGACCGTCGAGTCGTTGGAGATGGGCTGCGGACACATCTTCGGCAGCAGTCTGCCCGTGGGCGGTGACAGTTCGCATGCGGTCATTACGGCCCACCGCGGCTTGCCGACTGCGAAGATGTTTACCGACCTGGACCAGCTTGAAAAGGGCGACAAGTTCTACCTCCACATTCTGGACCAGACGCTGGCGTACGAAGTCATCGAGACCGAAACCGTGGCGCCCGATGAGACCCGTTCGCTCGCCATCCAAGAAGGCGAGGACCTGGTCACGCTGGTTACGTGCACGCCTTACGGCGTCAACACGGACCGCCTGCTGGTGCACGCGCAGCGTGTTCCTTACGAACCTGGTGACGAGAACGCGCCGGTCAAGCACCACATGTCGTCGGTTATCGCCAACCTGCTCAAGGGTGCATGCATCCTGGCCGGTGTTCTGGCTGCGACCATTCTGGCTTGGGTGCTGCGCAAGCGCCGCGAACATGCGCGTAGATTGGCGGAATACTCCGTCGGATCGCGTGACGGTGCTGCAGTGGGCGCAGCGTCTGAGACGGATGCACACGAGAACGAGAACGTGTTCTACGAGGTGGACATGCCTCGGACGAACGACGGTCCTTTGGGTACAACCAACTGGAGGAACCTAGATGAGTAA
- a CDS encoding class C sortase → MSKGRGGHEAKRPSKLIPVLLTLFFLFGVGVMAYPFACNVANEYANARAAAAYGNAIAETPNEETQAAWEAARAYNEAHTANTIVDPFDEEGEYPESEDGYWEVLDPTGNGVMGYIDIPKIGLRLAIYHGTSAKALEQGVGHLQGTSLPVGGAGTHCVLSGHRGLATAKLFTDLDQLEVGDQFYLHVLDQVLAYEVDQVLVVTPDQVDALAIVEGEDLVTLVTCTPYAVNTHRMLVRGHSVEYVPYEERTPVQAAAAFEPWQLAVAGGVIVLVLLAAYIAVTRRPSRR, encoded by the coding sequence ATGAGTAAAGGTCGGGGCGGCCACGAGGCGAAGCGCCCGTCAAAACTCATTCCGGTGCTCTTGACGTTGTTCTTCCTGTTCGGGGTGGGCGTTATGGCATATCCGTTCGCGTGCAACGTGGCCAATGAGTACGCAAACGCGCGCGCGGCGGCCGCTTACGGCAATGCAATTGCTGAAACGCCCAACGAGGAAACCCAGGCGGCCTGGGAAGCGGCCCGTGCGTACAACGAGGCGCACACGGCCAACACGATTGTGGACCCGTTCGACGAAGAGGGCGAATACCCCGAATCGGAAGACGGCTATTGGGAAGTGCTCGATCCCACGGGAAACGGTGTCATGGGGTACATCGACATCCCGAAAATCGGGCTGAGGCTGGCTATCTACCACGGCACGAGTGCGAAGGCGCTCGAGCAGGGTGTAGGGCATTTGCAGGGAACGAGCCTGCCAGTCGGCGGTGCCGGGACGCATTGCGTGTTGTCCGGGCACCGCGGGCTGGCCACAGCCAAGTTGTTCACGGACTTGGACCAGCTGGAGGTTGGAGACCAATTCTATCTCCATGTGCTGGACCAGGTGCTCGCCTATGAGGTGGACCAAGTGCTTGTGGTGACGCCTGATCAGGTTGATGCTTTGGCGATTGTCGAAGGCGAAGACCTGGTGACGCTGGTCACGTGCACGCCGTATGCAGTCAACACGCATCGGATGCTTGTGCGGGGCCACAGCGTCGAATACGTGCCGTACGAGGAGCGCACGCCGGTTCAGGCAGCGGCGGCTTTCGAGCCGTGGCAGCTGGCTGTAGCGGGCGGCGTGATCGTGCTGGTGTTGCTGGCGGCATATATCGCGGTCACAAGAAGGCCGTCGAGAAGATAG
- a CDS encoding pilin N-terminal domain-containing protein: protein MLKSEMCKSATVHMAAAAVAVAMAVIFMCGLHGAAYAAEADAGGAAYRGEATSLTLEMVYEDNGTSKVIPGVTSQAYLVATLDQASNTYTLLPEYAAVGADFNTEMSASKMMEYAAQMAEIAQSSGAKGISATSDAKGIAAFGNVEPGVYLVVQTGRTGEATGYKSYDPFLINVPQFEDGKATCDVVAYPKPTPEKAPVPDEPKKPTPHKAPQTGDDVNLWLWGGCAIAGAVIIVIALIARRRINRG, encoded by the coding sequence ATGTTGAAGAGTGAAATGTGCAAGAGCGCGACGGTGCACATGGCCGCTGCGGCTGTGGCAGTCGCGATGGCGGTTATCTTCATGTGCGGCTTACACGGAGCTGCGTATGCTGCAGAGGCGGATGCGGGTGGCGCCGCTTATCGAGGTGAGGCAACGTCGTTGACGCTGGAGATGGTCTACGAGGACAACGGAACGTCCAAGGTCATTCCGGGTGTCACGTCCCAGGCGTACCTGGTTGCCACCCTTGATCAGGCGTCGAACACCTACACGCTGCTGCCCGAATACGCAGCTGTGGGGGCCGATTTCAACACGGAGATGAGCGCATCCAAGATGATGGAATATGCAGCTCAGATGGCCGAAATCGCACAGTCTTCCGGTGCGAAGGGCATCTCTGCGACCTCCGATGCCAAGGGCATAGCGGCATTCGGCAATGTCGAGCCCGGCGTGTACCTGGTGGTTCAGACGGGTCGCACGGGCGAAGCGACCGGCTACAAGAGCTACGACCCGTTCCTGATCAACGTGCCGCAGTTCGAAGACGGCAAGGCAACCTGCGACGTTGTGGCGTACCCGAAGCCCACGCCCGAGAAAGCGCCTGTTCCCGACGAGCCGAAGAAACCTACGCCGCATAAGGCTCCGCAGACGGGTGACGACGTGAACCTGTGGCTTTGGGGCGGCTGCGCCATTGCAGGTGCCGTGATAATCGTGATCGCCCTGATTGCCCGTCGCCGCATCAACAGGGGATAG